A part of Pirellulaceae bacterium genomic DNA contains:
- a CDS encoding TatD family hydrolase, translating to MQIIQPHYHAIARTAQDYERMAMSGVVAVAEPAFWAGFDRRYPETFIDYFRQISEFEPTRAAEYGIRHFCWVAVNPKEAENVTLTRAVLEQMPEFFAKPTCLGVGETGLHKSTKNECEALEAHVELAMKHGQLVLIHTPHLADKAHGTRRVLEVLAAMNVDPQRIWIDHVEEQTIGPCLDAGYWVGFTLYPITKCSPKRAVDMLEKYGWERILVNSSADWGPSDPFTLQQCVVEFRRRGHSLQEALEVFHNNPCRFLGQNPKFDIQPVRVEYDSAVGV from the coding sequence ATGCAAATTATCCAGCCCCACTATCACGCGATTGCCCGAACGGCTCAGGACTACGAACGCATGGCGATGTCCGGAGTGGTCGCAGTCGCTGAGCCTGCGTTTTGGGCCGGCTTTGATCGCCGCTATCCGGAAACGTTTATTGACTATTTTCGCCAGATCAGCGAGTTTGAGCCGACGCGAGCGGCGGAATACGGCATCCGACATTTTTGCTGGGTCGCGGTGAACCCCAAAGAAGCAGAGAACGTGACGTTGACGCGCGCGGTATTGGAGCAAATGCCAGAGTTCTTTGCAAAGCCGACATGCTTGGGCGTGGGTGAAACCGGGTTGCACAAATCGACTAAGAACGAGTGTGAAGCGTTGGAGGCCCACGTTGAACTGGCCATGAAGCATGGTCAATTGGTGCTGATTCACACGCCACACTTGGCAGACAAAGCTCATGGTACACGGCGCGTACTCGAAGTCTTAGCCGCAATGAACGTCGATCCTCAACGCATCTGGATTGATCACGTGGAAGAACAGACCATCGGCCCGTGCTTGGATGCGGGCTATTGGGTTGGATTTACCCTGTATCCGATTACCAAGTGTTCGCCCAAGCGAGCTGTGGATATGCTGGAAAAGTATGGTTGGGAGCGAATTCTGGTGAATTCGTCGGCTGACTGGGGGCCCAGCGATCCATTTACCTTACAGCAGTGCGTTGTAGAATTCCGACGCCGCGGACATTCGCTCCAAGAAGCTCTGGAAGTGTTTCACAACAACCCCTGTCGATTTTTGGGGCAGAATCCAAAGTTTGATATTCAGCCGGTTCGCGTCGAGTATGATAGTGCAGTTGGGGTTTGA
- a CDS encoding transcriptional repressor, whose translation MADEHHNPQAVKAMSGQQQRQEARTILRAKGLRTTPARVAILNELGNCAGPVTHQELTLKLHDLGLEKSTIFRGLQDLTEAGLLHRLELGDHLWRYELVQEGVLVQQSDSEHTHPHLLCVDCGSVRCLNQADVNVQLAPQLGKVVDVLIKGQCPDCGEPTPE comes from the coding sequence GTGGCAGATGAACATCATAATCCCCAGGCGGTCAAGGCAATGAGCGGCCAGCAGCAGCGACAGGAAGCACGTACGATTCTGCGAGCCAAGGGCCTGCGCACAACGCCCGCGCGAGTTGCAATCCTGAACGAACTGGGCAATTGCGCCGGTCCTGTCACGCACCAGGAGTTGACACTCAAACTGCACGATTTGGGCTTGGAAAAGTCGACCATTTTTCGTGGTTTGCAGGATCTGACCGAAGCTGGATTGCTGCATCGCTTGGAACTGGGGGACCATTTGTGGCGCTATGAGCTTGTCCAGGAAGGGGTGTTGGTCCAGCAAAGTGACTCCGAGCATACGCATCCACACCTGCTGTGTGTGGATTGTGGTTCTGTTCGCTGCTTGAATCAGGCAGACGTAAATGTTCAGCTTGCGCCGCAACTTGGCAAAGTGGTTGATGTATTGATTAAAGGCCAGTGCCCGGATTGCGGAGAACCCACCCCTGAATAG